The Montipora capricornis isolate CH-2021 chromosome 3, ASM3666992v2, whole genome shotgun sequence genome window below encodes:
- the LOC138041616 gene encoding uncharacterized protein, with product MKAHLFGFACLILWELSTPSQGTHHSNPSQNLTALHKDQHSENKTSNSEPSAFKNITLRKTATSLKKPQIPRSNAPVVRNALASSVNTPALKTGASTPAHVTEPQTQVQATGRAILVQSLHDGVKHVVQGSADGKNPVIVINPEKSTDKGSLDPFSQDCLDAHNNYRAKHGVPPLMWSQDLAEGAQAWADQLASTDSLQHDQVAVQNHRMGENLAYFQPPVPKCEGAMVDNCVNCREMVQRWYDEVKNYDFDKGVPKKSNAPYKHFSQLIWANTAELGVGTAVSKRYGFITVARYRPSGNEGGSEEFTKNVPPEGGPLPSLTPRHDEKMTANADLKPASLTSGSTLVSNLAPTLKATPATSVLPSKKTNKVVPVSIAAQRAKPAVTVPAKNASTAIQAAPKQVGPKMGNRSTASQPITNRAHAKGGFVHTLTANDGTKAQVYLSKNGGHAGIVFRNKIFRVSPDEDSRSVKRTIYVL from the exons ATGAAGGCTCATCTGTTTGGTTTTGCGTGTTTGATATTATGGGAATTATCGACACCAAGTCAAGGAA CGCATCACTCTAATCCGTCACAAAATCTCACCGCATTGCATAAAGATCAACATTCCGAAAACAAAACATCCAATAGTGAACCCAGCGCTTTCAAGAACATCACCCTGCGAAAAACGGCAACTTCTCTGAAAAAGCCTCAAATACCTCGTTCAAACGCTCCAGTTGTGCGTAATGCTCTGGCATCTTCAGTTAATACACCCGCGTTGAAGACGGGCGCGTCAACACCAGCACATGTCACGGAGCCACAAACACAAGTGCAAGCGACAGGGAGGGCCATATTGGTTCAAAGTCTCCATGATGGAGTTAAACACGTCGTTCAAG GTTCAGCAGACGGAAAGAATCCTGTAATAGTTATAAATCCAGAAAAGTCTACAGACAAAG GCTCTTTGGATCCATTTTCTCAAGATTGCCTCGACGCACACAACAACTACCGCGCTAAACATGGCGTACCACCGCTTATGTGGTCACAGGACCTAGCTGAAGGCGCGCAGGCCTGGGCCGACCAACTGGCATCAACGGATTCATTGCAACACGATCAAGTCGCTGTCCAAAATCACAGGATGG GTGAAAACCTTGCGTATTTTCAACCACCTGTTCCAAAGTGCGAAGGAGCGATGGTTGACAATTGTGTCAATTGTAGAGAGATGGTTCAACGCTGGTACGACGAGGTTAAAAACTATGACTTTGATAAAGGAGTTCCAAAGAAAAGCAACGCACCATATAAACATTTCAGTCAGCTCATCTGGGCTAACACAGCAGAACTGGGAGTTGGGACCGCGGTTAGTAAGCGGTATGGCTTCATAACAGTTGCGCGGTACAGGCCCAGTGGAAACGAAGGAGGGTCGGAGGAATTCACAAAAAACGTTCCCCCGGAGGGAG GTCCTCTGCCATCTCTGACTCCAAGACACGACGAGAAAATGACGGCTAACGCAGACCTTAAACCCGCTAGCCTCACTTCCGGTAGCACACTcgtttcaaacttggcaccgaCACTCAAAGCAACCCCAGCTACAAGTGTTCTTCCGTCGAAAAAAACTAACAAAGTAGTCCCAGTAAGCATTGCGGCTCAACGCGCAAAGCCCGCAGTAACTGTTCCCGCCAAAAATGCATCAACCGCAATACAAGCCGCACCAAAACAAGTGGGCCCTAAAATGGGCAATCGTTCAACAGCCAGTCAGCCAATCACCAATAGAGCACATGCCAAAGGCGGATTTGTGCACACGCTGACCGCAAATGACGGGACAAAGGCTCAGGTGTACTTAAGCAAAAATGGAGGTCATGCGGGAATAGTGTTTAGAAACAAAATATTCAGAG TCTCACCAGACGAGGATTCGAGAAGTGTGAAGAGAACAATATACGTGTTGTAA